A DNA window from Deinococcus sonorensis KR-87 contains the following coding sequences:
- a CDS encoding ATP-grasp domain-containing protein gives MRLITSKRYSDDSRLLLEAARQQGWDTLRLQSNTVPPEALGAACCVYAEGFLAEHLADQLGIHLLRPANDALARLSRALTARAITFCTAAEFQPLTRPMFVKPADQKLFAAAVYRPGEDIPGLETLLPDDPILISEVVHFTREYRFFVRDSTVRTGSIYWHGDRVPMVDVGYEGAGDALWDQAAAFAQAVCAAHPLLPRSYVLDVGQLDSGVWAVIEFNPVWASGIYGCSPSAVLDCLAVASTTRPAPGP, from the coding sequence ATGCGGCTGATCACCTCGAAACGCTACTCGGATGATTCCCGGCTGCTGCTGGAAGCCGCGCGGCAGCAGGGGTGGGACACGCTCCGGCTGCAGTCGAACACGGTTCCTCCGGAGGCGCTGGGCGCGGCCTGCTGCGTATACGCGGAAGGCTTCCTGGCCGAGCACCTCGCCGATCAGCTCGGCATTCACCTGCTGCGCCCGGCGAACGACGCGCTGGCCCGGCTCAGCCGGGCGTTGACCGCCAGGGCCATCACGTTCTGCACGGCAGCGGAGTTCCAGCCGCTGACCCGGCCGATGTTCGTCAAGCCTGCCGATCAGAAGCTGTTCGCGGCGGCGGTGTACCGCCCGGGTGAGGACATTCCAGGGCTGGAGACGCTGCTGCCGGACGATCCGATCCTGATCTCGGAGGTGGTGCACTTCACCCGGGAGTACCGCTTCTTCGTGCGGGACAGCACCGTGAGGACCGGCTCGATCTACTGGCACGGCGACCGGGTGCCGATGGTCGACGTCGGGTACGAAGGAGCCGGGGATGCGCTGTGGGACCAGGCGGCCGCGTTCGCGCAAGCGGTGTGCGCAGCCCATCCGCTTCTGCCACGCAGTTACGTTCTGGATGTCGGGCAGCTCGACTCGGGCGTCTGGGCGGTGATCGAGTTCAACCCGGTGTGGGCGTCGGGCATCTACGGCTGCTCGCCGAGCGCGGTGCTGGACTGCCTCGCCGTCGCCTCGACCACCCGGCCAGCACCCGGACCCTGA
- a CDS encoding HU family DNA-binding protein: protein MTKLSKKAAPAAKAAAPAASTKLGKTELTDMLGDRAGLSKKDAVGALGARLDIMGEALKSGQTIGLPGVGTLSVRETAARQGVRPGTSEKIQIPAGKKVAFKIASDLKKSL, encoded by the coding sequence ATGACAAAATTGAGCAAGAAGGCCGCCCCTGCCGCGAAGGCCGCGGCGCCGGCGGCCAGCACCAAGCTGGGCAAGACCGAGCTGACCGACATGCTCGGCGACCGCGCCGGCCTGAGCAAGAAGGACGCCGTCGGCGCGCTCGGCGCGCGGCTCGACATCATGGGCGAGGCCTTGAAGAGCGGCCAGACGATCGGCCTGCCCGGCGTCGGCACGCTGAGCGTCCGGGAGACCGCCGCCCGTCAGGGCGTGCGCCCCGGCACCAGCGAGAAGATCCAGATTCCCGCCGGCAAGAAGGTCGCCTTCAAGATCGCCAGCGACCTCAAGAAGAGCCTGTAA